TCTTCCTCTTGGCGTGCTCGGTGTAGGTGACGGCGTCGCGGATCACGTTCTCAAGGAACACCTTCAACACACCGCGGGTCTCCTCGTAGATGAGGCCGGAGATGCGCTTGACTCCGCCGCGACGGGCCAGACGGCGGATGGCCGGCTTCGTGATGCCCTGGATGTTGTCACGCAGCACCTTGCGATGACGCTTGGCGCCTCCCTTGCCGAGTCCCTTGCCTCCCTTTCCACGTCCAGTCATGGTGCTTCTGTTTCAGATGACGAAGTCGACGAAtctgatgaatttttgttgaGAGAGCAGTGGTTATATATACTCAGCGAGGAGACCGGGAGAAGCAAAATGCCAGCAGCCAATGAGCGTCGAGAGGCGGGGCTTTGCATTGGCAGTGGGgatttttgtataaaagcaGGCGCTGCTCGTCTTGCATTTCATTCTTCGTTCTTTGATCATCGTTTCATAGACATGGCTCGCACGAAGCAGACCGCCCGCAAGTCGACCGGAGGCAAGGCGCCCCGCAAACAATTGGCCACCAAGGCCGCGAGGAAGAGCGCGCCCGCCACCGGTGGCGTGAAGAAGCCCCATCGCTACAGACCCGGCACAGTGGCCCTTCGTGAGATCCGTCGCTACCAGAAGAGCACTGAGCTGCTGATCCGCAAGCTGCCCTTCCAGCGTCTGGTGCGTGAAATCGCCCAGGACTTCAAGACCGACCTGCGCTTCCAGTCGTCGGCTGTCATGGCCCTGCAGGAGGCTAGCGAGGCCTACTTGGTTGGTCTGTTCGAGGACACGAACCTGTGCGCCATCCACGCCAAGCGCGTCACCATCATGCCCAAGGACATCCAGCTGGCCCGCCGCATCCGCGGAGAGCGTGCTTAAGCCGAAAAGCTCTGCGCCCAAATCGGCCCTTTTCAGGGCCACCTAAATGATACCCGTTACAGTACAAAGCAATGATTCTTATCACAATATCTGCTATGTTTAATTATTCGTTAAAAGCATGTTTCACCTTGAATCGAATGCAGGTAACAAAACCTAACCCGCATTAGGGATAGAATTGATTTAAAGGTTGAGACTCAAGTCCCTCTATTAAATATTGTCTCGCTGGGttacttaaaagtatattatagtCCTGATGAACTATGTTATTCGCTTGACAGGAAGTAGCAGAGGAATTAATTCTTACAGTATTAAGTACGCAACATTGGGTAATGTTAAGAATTCCGACGTTCTTTACGGAATAGAGCGACTTAAATTCTTGAATTGATTGTGAGTAATGTTGCTTGTTCAACGTTCAACCAGCATTGATTGCGAGTTGGAAGTCTCATCAAACAAGGGCAATTTAATGCAAGATGAAATCAACAAGTTGTCACAACACCTAATGTGCTGGTAATAATGTTTGTAGGATGCcagttaatttttggaaaaattaacaaaatttatttattcaaaaaaatctgCGTCAGAATTAAACTAATCTTTAATTATGACTCTAATTACTCTAAACCAAAGGTCGCTAAGGTTCTTCCCTGCCcttcaagaaaaaatagacTAAGTTAGGAATATCGCAAAAAATGACACACGGAATTTAATGGAATTAAGGTCGctgattattgttattaacCGGAAAAACAACAATCTTTCTGAAAATCAGAACAATAGAAATTTGGCGTTTGTTGAGTGTTTGTCTGTTGTTTTTAATCGAGCgaattcacattaaaaaaatggaagttGTTAGTGGGGAAATTGCAAATATAGAAATGCGATGAAAAGATATCTCGACGCGCAACACTAAAAGGAGTACTCATCACACTTCCTCTTCTCGGGTGTTGGCGCGGTGGCTGCTCCGTCTACGTAGCTGCCGCTCGTTCTGAAAGAAATCCTCAAAGTTGTCGATGCTGCCGCTCTCTCCAGGCTGGTGTTGTCCACCGGGTGACCATGGGTTCGGCAAAGGTCACGGCGCGCGCGGGTGACGTGTGCGCGCGGCCGCCGATATGACGCCTCGGTTGGGCTCCGCGTGGACCAGGGACTCCTGACAGGGACTGGCCACGAGGGACACCTACAGGGTGGTGGACGAGGGAACATCAGAATGgctctttgaaattattgtgGTGCCCGAAGCAACCACTGGCGGAAGCCCAAAAGGAGAATCCCAAAAGTTGGAAAAGCAAATGTTTACTTACAATTCCTGACTTTGGAGTGAATTTAACGTCGAATCCGAAATCGTATGATTTCGTGGTCTGCAATGAGAGACGCACCCTGCTCAGGTGACGTGCGCTCTCGTCGGTGAATTTGGGCCATCTGATTTATTGTTCCCTGACCTACCGTGGGTTAGCTCAGGCTAACCCCCCTGCGGCACCTATCGAAGGTGGAGAAATTGGGAGGGCGAAGCAGCTGGTCGCTGTGCTGTCGCACTCGTGCTGCACACAAGTTCGCTTTTGCACAGTTTTTCACATAATCACTTCACTTgcacaaatacaaaaacacAAGCAATAATCAAAGAAGAGAGGGAAAGATaggaaagatatttttacaaaaataaaaataaatcagtcattttacacaatttacgtgtttgccaattttgctatTGCCTTTATTACAAGTGATTGTTATACTTTATGGCAATTTTTTCCGaatgaaaatagttttcaattactctcatttaaaaacaaaatttatctcataTCAGTATTTTTACCGGTTCCAGGTTTAGTCCAATTTTTCTTGTGCATGACCGTTGGAAAACGACGGTTGAGCGGGAAGCAGGCGGTTGAGCGCTTTACGTGAGCTTAGTGCTTAGTCCGCAGTGGAGCTGTTACCTGTGGACGAGAGGCGGACAGCCGAGAACGGCGTTCTGCCTTGGCTTGAACGCGGTGATAAGGAAAGCGATCTTCGATGCAATTACGGCAATTACTTGGtcgaaaattcataattagaATATCGTTTGCATTCAGTAATGAAAGTTAAGTCTTtgtgatatatttattatggTATGTATTTATGCTAATTATACCTGAAagtaaaatcaagaaaatacGTTTACATATcattaaataatggaaatcTACGAAATTATCTATTAAACTAACCAGATGTGAGTAATTAATGTACAACTTTTAAAGATTATGAAATCAATCTACACGACTCTTTGGTCattattaactaaaaaatcaggatttgAAGTAGCTGAAGTGTTGGGGATGCTGGCATTAAGCAATATCCGTTGCCACAGCGATTTACTAAGAATTTTCTTTATGATTCGTAC
The nucleotide sequence above comes from Cloeon dipterum chromosome X, ieCloDipt1.1, whole genome shotgun sequence. Encoded proteins:
- the LOC135945996 gene encoding histone H3, producing MARTKQTARKSTGGKAPRKQLATKAARKSAPATGGVKKPHRYRPGTVALREIRRYQKSTELLIRKLPFQRLVREIAQDFKTDLRFQSSAVMALQEASEAYLVGLFEDTNLCAIHAKRVTIMPKDIQLARRIRGERA
- the LOC135946004 gene encoding histone H4, whose translation is MTGRGKGGKGLGKGGAKRHRKVLRDNIQGITKPAIRRLARRGGVKRISGLIYEETRGVLKVFLENVIRDAVTYTEHAKRKTVTAMDVVYALKRQGRTLYGFGG